The region GGTTCCCAACCCGGAGCTGCACAACGGCCAGGCGATCCAGATGATCGACGAGGTACGGCACTCGACGATCCAGCAGAACCTCAAGCGCCTGTACATGAACAACTACATCGACCCGGCGGGCTTCAACAACAGCCTGCGCAACTTCCAGAGCGACTACTGCGGCACCATCGGCCGGCAGTTCGCCGAGGGGTTCATCACCGGTGACGCGATCACCGCGGCCAGCATCTACCTGACGATCGTCGCCGAGACGGCGTTCACGAACACGCTGTTCGTGGCCATGCCGGCCGAGGCCGCGGCGAACGGGGACTACCTGCTGCCCACGGTGTTCCACTCGGTCCAGTCCGACGAGTCGCGCCACATCTCCAACGGCTACGCCACGCTGCTGATGGCGCTGTCGGACGAGGACAACCGCCAGCTGCTCGAGCGCGACCTGCGCTACGCGTGGTGGAACAACCACCGCGTGGTGGACGCCGCCATCGGCACGTTCATCGAGTACGGCACCAAGGACCGGCGTAAGGACCGCGAGTCCTACGCCGAGATGTGGCGTCGCTGGATCTACGACGACTACTACCGTTCCTACCTCGTCCCGCTCGAGAAGTACGGTCTGGTCATTCCTCATGACCTGATCGAGGAGTCCTGGAACCAGATCTGGAACAAGGGCTACGTCCACGAGGTCGCGCAGTTCTTCGCCACCGGTTGGCTCGCCAACTACTGGCGCATCGACGCGATGACCGACGACGACTTCGAGTGGTTCGAGTACAAGTACCCGGGTTGGTACGACAAGTACGGCGCCTGGTGGGAGAACTACTCCCGCCTCGCCAAGCCGAACGGGCACAACCCGATCGTGTTCGAGGACGTCGACTACGTCTACCCGGCCCGGTGCTGGACCTGCATGGTCCCGTGCCTGGTCCGCGAGGACATGGTCACCGCCGAGATCGACGGCATGCACCGGACGTACTGCCACGAGGTCTGTCGCTGGACGGACGTCGAGGCCTTCCGGGGCACCTACCAGGGTCGCGAGACCCCGAACATGGGTCGTCTCGTCGGCAAGCGCGAGTGGGAGACGCTCTACCACGGCTGGAACTGGGCCGACGTCGTCTCCGACATGGGCTTCGTCCGCGACGACGGCAAGACCATGACGGCCCAGCCCCACCTCGACTTGGACCCCAAGAAGATGTGGACGCTGGACCACATGCGGCGGTGCCCCCCGCTGCAGAGCCCGAACGTGTTGTTCAACGAGATGAGCGACGCCGACCGCGCCGCTTACGTCGCTGACTACAACCGCCAGGGTCCCGCCGGACGCCCGGCGCCCTCGAGCGCCTGAGCGCGGGTCAGGCGAGGGGGGAGGGTCGGGTCCTCCGGTCCTCCCCCCGCCCCAACCGTGCCCTTCTCGGCACGGCCCGCGTTCGCGTGCCCCAATCCGACCCGCGCCCGGAATGAGGTGCTCTCCCTTGGGAGACAAACACGTCGTACGGTTCGAACCCGTCGGCATCGAGATCGAGGTCGACGAGGACCAGACCATCCTCCGTGCGGCCGCCGAGCAGGGCGTGCAGCTCATGCACGGCTGCAAGGAGGGCCAGTGCGCCGCCTGCAAGTCCTTCGTCCTCGAGGGTGAGGACATCGAGCTCGACAGCTACTCGACCTTCGCCCTCCCGGACTACGAGAAGGAGGAGGGCTCGACGCTTCTGTGCCGGGCCCACGCCTACGAGGACCTCACCATCGAGCTCCTCAACTACGACGAGGAGATCATCCGTTCCGGCCTGCCGCTGCGGAAGGGCACCGTGGAGGTCCTCGCGAACGACGAGGTCACCCACGACATGCGACACCTGCGGGTGAAGCTGCGCGAGCCGGACGAGATCAAGTTCTTCCCCGGCCAGTACATGGACTTCATGGTCCCCGGTACCGACCAGAGTCGCTCGTTCTCGATGGCCAACACGCCGAACCGGGACGGCGAGTTCGAGTTCGTCATCAAGATCTACCCGGACGGCCTGTTCTCCGAGTTCCTCGCCAATAAGGTCCAGGTCGGGGACATGCTCGAGGTCGAGGCCCCGTTCGGCACCTTCACGCTCCGGGAGAACCGGACGTCGAACATCATCTTCGTCGGCGGCGGTGCGGGCATGGCGCCCGTGCTCGGCCTGCTGAGGTCGATGGCCGAGCGCAACGTCGAGCGCACGGCGACCTTCTACTACGGGGCCCGCACCGCGCGGGACCTGTGCTTCGAGGAGGAGCTGCGCGCGCTCGCCGAGAAGCTCCCCGGCTTCCGCTACATCCCGGCGCTCTCCGAGCCCGCCGAGGGTCAGCCGTGGGAGGGACACACGGGCCTCGTCACGGACGTGGTCAAGGCCAACGAATCCACATTGGAGGGAGCAGACGCCTACGTCTGCGGTCCGCCGCCGATGGTGGACGCGGCGATCGCGACGCTGAGCGCGCTCGGTGTGCGCGAGGAGAACATCTTCTACGACAAGTTCACCACCACCGGTGAATCGGAAGGCGAGGACGGGCAGTGACCACCACGGAATCCACGTCAGCAGCTGAGTCCGCACAGCCGGAACGCAGCGTCCCGAAACCCGTCTTCACCGACGCGGAGGCCGGCGCACGCACGTTCCCCGACTCGGGCGCAAGCGCCCGCCGCTACAACTACTACAAGCCGGCGAAGCGCAAGCAGACTCACTACGAGGACGTCACGGTCGACGTCCAGCCGGACCCGCGGCACTACCTGTCGCAGGGCTGGATCTACGGGTTCGCGGACGGCACCGCGGGATACCCGCTGACCTGGACGAAGCTCAAGGCGTGGGGCGTGGACCGGCCGGACCCCGAGCGCTTCCCCGGCTCCGGGGGCAAGGGCTACGAGTGGCCCGCCCACGGCTGGCACGAGTTCCGTGACCCCAACGAGGAGTGGGAACTCACCTTCTACCGGTACAACGCCAACGTCGTCCGGCAGGTCAACCAGAACATCGAGAACGCCCGCAACGCCAAGGCGTTCGCGCAGTGGACGCCGAACTGGATCCAGTTCGTCGAGCGCAACGTCGGCGCGTGGATGCACATCGAGCACATCCTCGGCCTTTACGTCTTCGCCGCGTGCAACCGCTCCGGCCCGACGAACATGCACAACACCGCGATGGCGGTGAACAGCATGCACAAGATCCGGTTCGCGCAGGACCTCGCGCTCTACAACCTCACGCTGACCGAGGAGGTCGAGGGCTTCGACGGCTCCGCGCACCTCGACGCGTGGAACAACGACGCCGAGTGGCAGGGCGTCCGCAAGGTCTGCGAGGCGATCACCGCCGTCGACGACGACTGGGGCGAGTCCATCTTCGCCGCGAACGTCGTGTTCGAGCCCCTGCTGGGTGAGCCTTCCGCTCCCAGCTGGTGATGCAGGCGGCCGCCGGCAACGGCGACTTCGTGACCCCGACCGTCATGGGTGCCGCCGAGTACGACTACGCCCAGCGCGACCTGCGCTGGACCCAGGTCTGCTTCGGCCCGCTCACCCAGGACAAGGAGTTCGCGGCCCACAACAAGGAGCTCATGCAGGGCTGGCTGTCGCACTGGGTGCCCCAGGCGATCGAGGCGGCCCGCACGCTCCAGCCCATCTGGTCGATGCCGGACGCGAAGCCCCCGCGCTTCGAGGACAGCCTCGACCACGCCAAGAACCGGTTCGCCGGAATCGTGACGGACCTCGGACTGGAGATCCCGAAGGAGCTGAACCAGTGACCAGTTTCAAGACGACGGAGAGCCCGTTCAAGTCGGACAACACCGCGTCCGGCAAGTGCGGCGTGACGCTGATGAACAACCAGATCGGCGCCGTCGTGGCGGAGGTGATGAACCGCCAGGAGAACGTGACGGTCACCCACCTGCCCTCGATGATCCGCGTCGACTGCGTGGGCCGCATGGACTTTGTCTACGACGAGATCTCGGAGGCGCTCGGCGAGGACGAGGGCTTCTACGACGCGTCGGAGTTCGAGGAGAACATGTCGACGCACTACGGGAAGATGATCCACATGGACGACCGGACCGTCATGTTCGGGAATCTCGAGGAGGCCGCCGAGTTCATCGGCGACATGCTCCCGCCGACGGTCTCGTAGCCCCGCCCCCGTTTCCACCCGCCCCCGGATCGCCGGCCACGCACGCCGGCGTGGTCGGCGACCCGGGCCCTGGTGTTCAAGTCCTGGCACCCCTCTTCACCCCCGCGCAGATGACGAGATTGCACGTGACCCCAGGAGGTCTTCGAACATGGCGAAGGAACTCAAGTTCGGGCAGGAAGCCCGCGACCTGCTCAAGGCAGGCGTCGACCAGCTCGCCGAAGCCGTCAAGTCCACCCTGGGTCCCAAGGGACGCAACGTGATCCTCGAGAAGATCACCGGTACGCCGGAGGTCACGAACGACGGCGTCACCATCGCCCGCGAGATCTACCTGCGTGACCCCTTCGAGAACATGGGCGCGCAGATCCTCAAGGAAGCGGCGATCAAGACCAACGACATCGTCGGCGACGGCACGACGACCGCGACCGTGATGGCCCAGGCGATCGTCCGCGAGGGCATGAAGGCCATCACCTCCGGCGGGAACCCCGTGCTGGTCAAGCGCGGCATCGACGTCGCGGTCGGCGCGATCGTCGACCACCTCTCCACCGTCGCGCACCCGGTCGACAGCCTCGAGCACCTCTCCCGGGTCGCCGCCATCTCGGCCAACGACGACGAGACGATCGGCCGGGTGGTGGCCCGGACCCTGCACACCGTCGGGGACGACGGCGTGATCTCCGTCGACGACGGTCCGATCCTCGGCCTGACGGTGAACTTCGTCGAGGACTTCGAGTTCGACAACGGCTACGTCTCGCCCTACCTCGTCACGGACCCCGGCTCGATGATGGCGATCCTGGACGATCCCTACATCCTGCTGTCCGCCGAGAAGATCACCGACGTGCGCATGCTGATGCCGGTGCTCGAGAAGATCATGCGGGACCCGCGGCCGCTGGTGATCGTGGCCGAGAAGGTCGAGGGCACCGCGCTGCAGATGCTGGTGCACAACCACGTCAACGGGCACCTCAAGGTCACCGCGATCCAGGCGCCCGGCTTCGGCGAGAAGCGCATCCACCTGCTGGAGGACATGGCCGCGCTGACCGGCGCGAAGGTCCACAGCAAGGCGTCGTCGTTCTCGCTGGACCAGATGACCACCGAGCACCTCGGCCGCGCCTCGCAGGTCCGCGCGACCAACGAGGAGACCGCGATCATCGGCGGCGCCGGCGCCCGCGAAGCCGTCGAGCTGCGGCTCGCGCAGCTGCGCGCCGAGATGCACCGCGCCAGCATCGGCACGGACGAGGACTGGCTCAACGACCGGATCGCCCGGCTCTCCGGCAAGGCCGCGATCATCTCGGTCGGCGCCCCGACGAACGCCGAGCTCAAGGAGATCCGGCACCGCGTCGACGACTCCCTGCAGGCCACCCGCGCCGCGATGGCCGAGGGCATCGTCGCCGGTGGTGGCGCCGCGCTGCTGCACGCCGAGCAGGCCCTGGACAAGCTGGACGTGACCGGGGACTACGAGATCGGCGTCGAGATCGTCCGCCGGGCGCTCACCGAGCCGGTGTACCTGATCGCCACCAACGCCGGCTACGACGGCGCGGACGTGGTCAAGCAGGTCACGGACCTCGGCGTCGACGAGGGCTTCGACGCCCTGCAGGGCCGCTTCGGGGACATGGTCGAGATGGGCATCATCGACCCGCTACGGGTCGTGCGCTCCGCGCTGCAGAACGGCGCGTCCGTCGCAGGCCTCATCCTGACCACGAACTCGCTGGTCGCCGAGGAGGTCACGCCCTGGAACAAGGCGCTGATGACGGAGTACGGCCCGCTCGACGAGGGCATCCCGCAGCCGAGCCCGGACTCCAGCACGCCGCAGTCGCTGGGCCTCGGCCCGTCCATGGGCTAGCCGCTCCGGAGATCACCCCGCGAGTCGGGGTATCGCGGTCGCCGAGTCGGGGTATTCAGTAGGCCCGAACGGGGAGGTCCAGCCGTGTACGTGCACGACGGCGAGCGCTACCTGGTCGTCGACGCGCAGGTGCACGCCTGGGACGGCAGCGCGGCGAACCAGGCCTGCCCGGCCGGCGAGCAGTTCGTCGCCGATCTCCACCACCGCCACCGGGTCCTCGACCGCAGGCCACGCCCGCTTCCCGCCGACGAGTTCGAACGCGTCGGGGAGCGGGCGTTGGTCACGGACGTGTTCGGCTACGGGCACGTGGACCGCGCGGTGCTGCAGCCCCTCGGCCTGGGCGAGCTCTTCGTGCTCGGGTTCAGCCCGTCGGCCTGGCACGCCGAGCTGGCCGAGCCCCTGGGCGGGCGGCTCGTCGTCACCGGTGAGCTTCGATCCCGGTGCGGACCGCGGCGTCTCCCGCGGCCTGACGGCCTGGGTGCGCCGGGACTCGTTGCGCGGGTTCGCGCTGGTCTCGGGCCGGCGCCCGGAGACGAGGATGGCGCTCGCCGAGTCGTGGATGCGCCGGGCACTGGCCCGGGGCGAGCAGGCGGGCGCGGGCGTCGTGCACATCGGGGTGGGGCCGGTGGCGCACCCGCCGCCCGGCGCGCCCGCCTGGGCCCATGCCGGCGTGCCCGATCGTCCGGCCCGCGCCGCCGGCCGGGCCCGCTGGCCGAGCTGGGCCGAGCCGGTCCGCGCCGGTTCCGCGCTGCCGGTCCGGGCCCGCAACGCCCGCCCGCTCCCCGCGGGCGGGTTCGACGCCACGGAGCTCCGGGTGCTCGCCGCCGCGCTGCCCCGGGTGAGGTTCGTCCTCGGCTCGGGCTGCCTGCCGACGGGGGTGCTGTGCCGGCTGGCGCGGCTGTCGAACGTGAACGTGCTGCTCACCGACGTCCTGGTGGCGATGCGGACCCATGCGGGGGAGGCAGGTCCGGCCCTCGACGCGCTGCTGGCCGCGTTCGGCCCCGGGCGGCTCCTGTTCGGCAGCGGCTACCCGCTGGTGCGGCCGCAACGGCTGGTCGGCGAGGCGGTCGCCGCGCTGCGGGAGCGGGGCCTGGAACCGGGCGACGTCCAGGCCGTCATGGGGGCGAACGCGGCGGGCCTGTACCGGATCCCGGTGCCGGACGCGCTCGTCCTCGGTGGCCAGGCGGCGCGCGCCCGGTGAGGCACCTGACGGCCCGGGCTCCGCGAGCCCGGGCCGGCGCGGGTGAGGGTCAGCCGCTGGTCTTCTCGCCGTCCGTGGGGCTCGCGCCGGCGTCCGCCCCGACCGGTTCCCCGTCGGACACGTACTTGTCGGTGCCGGGGATGTTCGTCGGATGCTGGATCGAGAGCCTCGCCGTCTCCGGCATGATCAGGATCGGCACGATCGCGATCGCCGCCGCGGCCATCAGGTAGTACGCCGGGATCAGGTCGTTGCCGGTGCCCGCGATCAGCGCGGAGACGATCAGCGGCGCGGTGCCACCGAAGGCTGCGGTGGACGTCGAGTAACCGATCGAGAAGCCGCCGTAGCGGTTCCGGGTCGGGAACATCGCGGGCAGCGCCGAACCGATCGTGCCCAGCATCAGCAGCAGCAGACCGCCGAGGATCACCATGCCGACGATCACCGGGAACACGCTCTTCATGCCCAGGAGCAGGAACGCCGGGACGGAGAGGACGAAGTACCCCACGGCGGACGTCATCAGCAACGGCTTGCGGCCCACCCGGTCCGACAGCGCGCCGACCGGGCCGATCAGGCCCATCATCACGATCATGACGCCGATCAGGATGAGCAGCGCCTCGGTGTCGCTGATCTCCAGCACCTGCGTCAGGTACGTCGGCATGTAGGTCAGCAGCATGTAGTCCGCGACGTTGAGCAGCACCACGAACCCGACGAGCTGCAGGATCTGCGGCCAGACGTTGGCGAGGACCTCCTTGAACGGCGACGCCGTCGTGGAGCCCGCGGCCTCCGCGGCCTGGAACGCAGGGGTGTCCTCCAGCCTGCTCCGCAGCCAGAAGCCGACCAGGCCCAGCGGACCGGCGATCAGGAACGGGATCCGCCAGCCCCAGCTGTTCAGGTCCTCCTCGGAGAGCCCGAGCTGGACCGCGGTGGCCAGGCCGGCACCGAGAACGGTGCCGAACAGCGTGCCGAACTCGAGGAACGAGCCCCAGAACCCGCGCCGCCTGTCCGGCGCGTACTCGGCGATGAACGTCGCCGCGCCGCCGTACTCGCCACCCGTCGAGAAGCCCTGCACCAGCCGGCAGACCAGCAGCAGGATGGGTGCCCAGATCCCGATCGAGGCGTAGCTCGGGATCAGGCCGACGCAGAACGTCGCGCCGGACATCAGCAGGATCGTCACCGCGAGGACCTGGCGCCGGCCGAACCGGTCGCCCAGCGGCCCGAGCACGATCCCGCCGAGCGGGCGCAGCACGAACGGGATCGCGATCCCCGCGAACACGAGGATCGTCGCCGCCGCGGGACTCGCCTCCGGGAAGAAGACGAATGCGATGACGGTGGCCAGGTAACCGTAGATCCCGTAGTCGAACCACTCGATCGCGTTGCCCATCGCCGCGCCGGCGACGGCCCTGCGCACGGTCTTCTCGTCGGGCTGCTCGACTTTCGTATCGGTGCTGGCTTCGCTCATCACGCCCCCTGGCTCGGTTGGTCGACCACGCTAGACGGGCGTTGCCGGGGCCGCAGGATGTGACCCGTTCACCCGGCCGGACTAGTCCCTCCAGCCGAGTGCCGATCGGGCCAACCGCCACTGACGGGCCGCAAGCCCGCGACCCCCGCGCTCCACACGTAGGTCCAGCACACCTCGCCTGTCTCCGGCACCACCGCCCGGACGCGGACGTACTGCGGTCCCTCGTAGGCGTCGAGCCGGGGGAGCAGGGCGGCCGGGTCCCGGACCGGGACCGTCCAGCCGGGCACGCCCGGTCCGGGTTCCCGCAGCATGGCGGGGTAGCCGAAGCCGGTGTCCAGCAGCGTCCCGGGCAGCGCGGCCCGCTGCGGTTCACCGGCCAGTTCGGGGGCGAGGAGCCCCCACGCCCGTCCGCCCGGCTGCAGCGACCCGTAGACGAACAGCCGCGCCGGCCAGTCCTCCGGCGCGGGGTTCCCCTCGACGGTCGTGGCGTCCAGCCCGTCGCCCGGGCCGGGTTCGCCCGCCAGCGCCCGCGCCGCGCTCTGGCCGACGGCCGAGCAGGGCACTCTCGCCCCGTCGACCAGCAGCGGGCGCCGGATCTCGGCCCGGCCCAGGTAGGCGAGGACGTCGTCGAGCACCGCGCCGTCCTCGGTCGTCACCGTGCCGGTGTGCAGCCGCGCGAGCCGGTAGCGGCCGGACCCGCGGCCCTCGCACACGTCCAGGACGTCCAGCTGCCGCCTGGTCGCGAACCACACCGAGTGCTCCTCGCGCGTCCCGGGCGCGGCCGCGAGGACCGCCGGCCGCTGGTCGTCGACGACGCGCAGGCCGTGCGCCCACACCGCCGAGACGTCCTCGGTGCGCGCCCGCAGCACCACGACCGGCCCGCGCAGCCCGAGCTCGCGCCGCAGCCAGCTGATCTTCGACGGGTTGCGGTTCGACCCGTAGGTCAGCACCGGCATGCGCCCGGCCAGCGTCGGCGATTCCCGCTCGGCCAGCCAGGCGTCGAGGTCCGTGCCGTCCCCGCCGGTGCGCCAGCCCGAGCGGGCCGACGCGTCGTGGACCAGCGGGTACCCGGCGCCGTCGTCGTGCACGTAGGACGTGGGCGGCACCGCTCCCGGGTACGGGACCGCGGGGTACGCCGCGTCCGGCCACGTCATCGAGCGGTCCCTCCGGGAGATCGGGCGGGAAGAACCGGCGAATCCTCGCACGACGGCCCGGACCGACCGGTTACGGTCGGCAGGTGTTGCCTCGAACGATCGACTGGCGGGACGGGGCGATCACCCTCGTCGACCAGACCGCGCTCCCCGAGCTCCGGACCGTCACGATCGGGACGGTCGAGGAGCTGGTCGAGGCGATCCGCGGGCTGGTGGTGCGGGGTGCGCCGGCGCTCGGCGTGGCCGGGGCCCTCGGGGTCGCGCTGGCCGCCCGGACGCTCGACGGAGCCGCCCTCGCCGCCGCGGCCGAGCGGATCGCCGCCGCCCGGCCCACCGCCGTCAACCTTCGGTGGGCGGTGGAGCGGGCCCTCGCGGCCGGGCCCGACGGCGCGCTCGCCGAGGCCCTCGCGATCCGGGACGCGGACATCGCCTCCTGCCACGCGATCGGCCGCCGGGGCGCGGACCTGCTGGCGGAGCTCTGCGAGCCGC is a window of Pseudonocardia sp. T1-2H DNA encoding:
- a CDS encoding methane monooxygenase, which codes for MAKAHQKIQELAWEPQYHEPYMKYGTDYTFRKASKKDPLKQVLRSYFPMQEEKDHRVYGASDGAIRGNMFRQVQERWLEWQKLFLSIIPLPEISAARSMPMLFHVVPNPELHNGQAIQMIDEVRHSTIQQNLKRLYMNNYIDPAGFNNSLRNFQSDYCGTIGRQFAEGFITGDAITAASIYLTIVAETAFTNTLFVAMPAEAAANGDYLLPTVFHSVQSDESRHISNGYATLLMALSDEDNRQLLERDLRYAWWNNHRVVDAAIGTFIEYGTKDRRKDRESYAEMWRRWIYDDYYRSYLVPLEKYGLVIPHDLIEESWNQIWNKGYVHEVAQFFATGWLANYWRIDAMTDDDFEWFEYKYPGWYDKYGAWWENYSRLAKPNGHNPIVFEDVDYVYPARCWTCMVPCLVREDMVTAEIDGMHRTYCHEVCRWTDVEAFRGTYQGRETPNMGRLVGKREWETLYHGWNWADVVSDMGFVRDDGKTMTAQPHLDLDPKKMWTLDHMRRCPPLQSPNVLFNEMSDADRAAYVADYNRQGPAGRPAPSSA
- a CDS encoding FAD-binding oxidoreductase produces the protein MGDKHVVRFEPVGIEIEVDEDQTILRAAAEQGVQLMHGCKEGQCAACKSFVLEGEDIELDSYSTFALPDYEKEEGSTLLCRAHAYEDLTIELLNYDEEIIRSGLPLRKGTVEVLANDEVTHDMRHLRVKLREPDEIKFFPGQYMDFMVPGTDQSRSFSMANTPNRDGEFEFVIKIYPDGLFSEFLANKVQVGDMLEVEAPFGTFTLRENRTSNIIFVGGGAGMAPVLGLLRSMAERNVERTATFYYGARTARDLCFEEELRALAEKLPGFRYIPALSEPAEGQPWEGHTGLVTDVVKANESTLEGADAYVCGPPPMVDAAIATLSALGVREENIFYDKFTTTGESEGEDGQ
- the mimD gene encoding propane 2-monooxygenase effector subunit MimD; protein product: MTSFKTTESPFKSDNTASGKCGVTLMNNQIGAVVAEVMNRQENVTVTHLPSMIRVDCVGRMDFVYDEISEALGEDEGFYDASEFEENMSTHYGKMIHMDDRTVMFGNLEEAAEFIGDMLPPTVS
- the groL gene encoding chaperonin GroEL (60 kDa chaperone family; promotes refolding of misfolded polypeptides especially under stressful conditions; forms two stacked rings of heptamers to form a barrel-shaped 14mer; ends can be capped by GroES; misfolded proteins enter the barrel where they are refolded when GroES binds), producing the protein MAKELKFGQEARDLLKAGVDQLAEAVKSTLGPKGRNVILEKITGTPEVTNDGVTIAREIYLRDPFENMGAQILKEAAIKTNDIVGDGTTTATVMAQAIVREGMKAITSGGNPVLVKRGIDVAVGAIVDHLSTVAHPVDSLEHLSRVAAISANDDETIGRVVARTLHTVGDDGVISVDDGPILGLTVNFVEDFEFDNGYVSPYLVTDPGSMMAILDDPYILLSAEKITDVRMLMPVLEKIMRDPRPLVIVAEKVEGTALQMLVHNHVNGHLKVTAIQAPGFGEKRIHLLEDMAALTGAKVHSKASSFSLDQMTTEHLGRASQVRATNEETAIIGGAGAREAVELRLAQLRAEMHRASIGTDEDWLNDRIARLSGKAAIISVGAPTNAELKEIRHRVDDSLQATRAAMAEGIVAGGGAALLHAEQALDKLDVTGDYEIGVEIVRRALTEPVYLIATNAGYDGADVVKQVTDLGVDEGFDALQGRFGDMVEMGIIDPLRVVRSALQNGASVAGLILTTNSLVAEEVTPWNKALMTEYGPLDEGIPQPSPDSSTPQSLGLGPSMG
- a CDS encoding amidohydrolase family protein, which encodes MSFDPGADRGVSRGLTAWVRRDSLRGFALVSGRRPETRMALAESWMRRALARGEQAGAGVVHIGVGPVAHPPPGAPAWAHAGVPDRPARAAGRARWPSWAEPVRAGSALPVRARNARPLPAGGFDATELRVLAAALPRVRFVLGSGCLPTGVLCRLARLSNVNVLLTDVLVAMRTHAGEAGPALDALLAAFGPGRLLFGSGYPLVRPQRLVGEAVAALRERGLEPGDVQAVMGANAAGLYRIPVPDALVLGGQAARAR
- a CDS encoding MFS transporter gives rise to the protein MSEASTDTKVEQPDEKTVRRAVAGAAMGNAIEWFDYGIYGYLATVIAFVFFPEASPAAATILVFAGIAIPFVLRPLGGIVLGPLGDRFGRRQVLAVTILLMSGATFCVGLIPSYASIGIWAPILLLVCRLVQGFSTGGEYGGAATFIAEYAPDRRRGFWGSFLEFGTLFGTVLGAGLATAVQLGLSEEDLNSWGWRIPFLIAGPLGLVGFWLRSRLEDTPAFQAAEAAGSTTASPFKEVLANVWPQILQLVGFVVLLNVADYMLLTYMPTYLTQVLEISDTEALLILIGVMIVMMGLIGPVGALSDRVGRKPLLMTSAVGYFVLSVPAFLLLGMKSVFPVIVGMVILGGLLLLMLGTIGSALPAMFPTRNRYGGFSIGYSTSTAAFGGTAPLIVSALIAGTGNDLIPAYYLMAAAAIAIVPILIMPETARLSIQHPTNIPGTDKYVSDGEPVGADAGASPTDGEKTSG
- a CDS encoding gamma-glutamylcyclotransferase family protein; this translates as MTWPDAAYPAVPYPGAVPPTSYVHDDGAGYPLVHDASARSGWRTGGDGTDLDAWLAERESPTLAGRMPVLTYGSNRNPSKISWLRRELGLRGPVVVLRARTEDVSAVWAHGLRVVDDQRPAVLAAAPGTREEHSVWFATRRQLDVLDVCEGRGSGRYRLARLHTGTVTTEDGAVLDDVLAYLGRAEIRRPLLVDGARVPCSAVGQSAARALAGEPGPGDGLDATTVEGNPAPEDWPARLFVYGSLQPGGRAWGLLAPELAGEPQRAALPGTLLDTGFGYPAMLREPGPGVPGWTVPVRDPAALLPRLDAYEGPQYVRVRAVVPETGEVCWTYVWSAGVAGLRPVSGGWPDRHSAGGTSPAG